In Aegilops tauschii subsp. strangulata cultivar AL8/78 chromosome 3, Aet v6.0, whole genome shotgun sequence, one genomic interval encodes:
- the LOC109744991 gene encoding uncharacterized protein, with protein sequence MGKAARAAGETPLRRRAGLPEEIIFSNILVRLPPKSLLCCRAVCRAWRRATSKRRFLLAHHTHQPAHPVFLAGEEIFGVPCHNIRAFDHRANDVQTVAQLDEAFDLEASCDGLLVLSKFDYTARFRSFSVCNPATREHAPLRCPPWDFHIVGMYAHRPTGEYRLILQRTIDMKLSEGQIGCYVFLLGSDQPPRYIGWPETGSWTFDVPVRVDDSLHWYSQFYLGKSNPPQHQRDNTPVIVFDTIDESFRLMHDPVVSTQATIFDMDGTLGIYRRNYEIKQIDVDPFMKEKETIGIWVLRNYESEVWDKKYRIKLPLAEIRDDFGNHDDYCLEVVSGDGDVFMLLLLGRYLIRVDSNGKLLENSNIGRENPRMTKWLLKQSLVQHTFFPALEGYAVNGSPWLPKLTHL encoded by the coding sequence ATGGGGAAGGCCGCAAGGGCAGCAGGAGAGACgcctctccgccgccgcgctggcctcccgGAGGAGATCATCTTCTCGAATATCCTTGTGCGCCTCCCCCCGAAGTCCCTCCTCTGCTGTCGTGCCGTCTGCCGTGCATGGCGCCGCGCCACCTCCAAGCGCCGCTTCCTCCTCGCTCACCACACCCACCAGCCTGCCCACCCCGTCTTCCTCGCCGGCGAAGAGATCTTCGGCGTCCCCTGCCATAACATCCGCGCCTTCGACCATCGGGCCAATGATGTCCAGACCGTTGCCCAGCTTGACGAGGCCTTTGATCTGGAGGCCTCCTGCGACGGCCTCCTCGTCCTCTCCAAGTTCGACTACACTGCTCGCTTTCGCAGCTTCTCCGTCTGCAACCCGGCCACGCGTGAGCATGCCCCACTCAGGTGTCCACCGTGGGACTTCCACATCGTGGGGATGTATGCCCACCGACCCACCGGCGAGTACAGGCTGATACTGCAACGGACAATCGACATGAAGTTGTCTGAAGGCCAAATTGGCTGCTATGTCTTTCTGTTGGGCTCCGACCAGCCACCGAGGTACATCGGGTGGCCGGAGACAGGGTCGTGGACCTTCGACGTACCTGTCCGAGTGGATGATAGCTTGCATTGGTACTCACAGTTTTATCTGGGTAAAAGCAACCCACCGCAGCATCAGAGGGACAACACACCGGTAATAGTATTTGACACCATAGATGAGTCGTTCCGGCTGATGCATGATCCAGTTGTTTCCACCCAGGCAACTATCTTTGACATGGATGGCACGCTCGGCATCTACAGGCGTAACTATGAGATTAAACAAATTGATGTGGATCCCTTtatgaaagaaaaagaaactaTTGGTATATGGGTGCTGCGGAACTACGAAAGTGAGGTTTGGGACAAAAAGTACAGAATCAAATTGCCACTTGCAGAAATACGGGATGATTTTGGGAACCACGATGATTATTGTTTGGAAGTTGTTTCTGGGGATGGTGACGTGTTCATGCTGCTCCTTCTTGGTCGGTATCTGATTCGTGTTGACAGCAATGGAAAATTGCTTGAAAATTCCAACATCGGTCGAGAAAACCCCCGTATGACTAAATGGCTGCTCAAGCAAAGTCTTGTTCAGCATACATTCTTTCCGGCTCTAGAAGGTTATGCTGTGAATGGTTCACCTTGGTTGCCCAAACTTACGCATCTCTAA